The Candidatus Planktophila sp. genome contains the following window.
TGCCGCCTGTCCAAGGCAGATAGTGCTGATATCAGGGCGAACAAACTGCATCGTGTCATAAATTGCAGTCAAGGCGGTAAAAGATCCACCGGGTGAGTTGATATAAATCATGATGTCGCGATCTGGATCCATGGATTCTAGAGTTAACAACTGCGCCATTACATCGTTGGCAACTGTGTCATCAATTGGTTGGCCCATAAAAATAATGCGCTCTTCGAATAGTTTTGTGTATGGATCAAGACGCTTGAATCCATAAGCGGTCTTCTCTTCAATTGTTGGAAGTACGTAACGTGCGCTGATTTCCTGAATATTTTTCATTACGCTTTTCCTCCGAATACTTGACCATCAGATGTTGCAATGTGATCGATGAAGCCGTATGCCTTCGCATCTTCGGCGTTAAACCAGTTGTCACGATCAGAATCGATAAGAATCTTTTCGAGAGTTTGGCCTGTGTGCTTTGCATTAATTTCAGCCATTGTTCGCTTGGTAATCGCCATCTGCTCGGCTTGAATTCGAATATCTGTAGCCGTTCCACCGATGCCGCCAAGTGGTTGGTGCATCAAGATGCGAGCATTAGCTGTTGCAAATCGCTTTCCAGGTGCACCAGCAGTAAGCAGGAACTGACCCATCGATGCTGCGATTCCCATTCCAACTGTTGCAATATCGTTTGTAACGTATTGCATTGTGTCGTAAATGGCCATACCGGCAGTAACCGATCCACCAGGTGAGTTGACGTACAAATAAATATCTTTATTTGAATCTTCGGCAGCTAGAAGCAGAATCTGCGCGCAAATTGCATTGGCCATATCATCTCGAACTTCACCGGC
Protein-coding sequences here:
- a CDS encoding ATP-dependent Clp protease proteolytic subunit, with translation MKNIQEISARYVLPTIEEKTAYGFKRLDPYTKLFEERIIFMGQPIDDTVANDVMAQLLTLESMDPDRDIMIYINSPGGSFTALTAIYDTMQFVRPDISTICLGQAASAAAVILAGGAKGKRYALEHSRILIHQPSSEGGGQASDVEIQAKEIARIARLQEELLARHVVKSAAEIEKDIERDKILTAVEAVEYGIIDQVLASRKAKPVQ
- a CDS encoding ATP-dependent Clp protease proteolytic subunit produces the protein MIGLDDQVYNRLLRERIIFLAGEVRDDMANAICAQILLLAAEDSNKDIYLYVNSPGGSVTAGMAIYDTMQYVTNDIATVGMGIAASMGQFLLTAGAPGKRFATANARILMHQPLGGIGGTATDIRIQAEQMAITKRTMAEINAKHTGQTLEKILIDSDRDNWFNAEDAKAYGFIDHIATSDGQVFGGKA